The Bos indicus isolate NIAB-ARS_2022 breed Sahiwal x Tharparkar chromosome X, NIAB-ARS_B.indTharparkar_mat_pri_1.0, whole genome shotgun sequence genome has a window encoding:
- the LOC139181134 gene encoding spindlin-2-like has product MKTPNSQEAEGQQTRAVSRKATGSANMMKKKASQKKQRGRTSSLPCSNIVGCRISHGWKEGDEPITQWKGTVLDQVPINPCLYLIKYDGIHCVYGLELNRDERVLSLKILSDRVTSTQVSDANLANTIIGKSVKHMFEDKHGSKDEWRGMVLAQAPIMKAWFYITYEKDPVLYTYQLLDDYKEGDLHIITESNESPLAEMEPGEVVYGLIGKHVEYTKEDGSKQIGIVIHQIEAKPSVCFIKFDDDFHIYVYDLMKMS; this is encoded by the coding sequence ATGAAAACCCCCAACTCACAGGAGGCCGAAGGCCAGCAAACTAGGGCTGTTTCACGAAAAGCCACTGGATCTGCAAATATGATGAAGAAAAAAGCTTCGCAAAAGAAGCAGAGAGGCAGAACTTCGTCCCTGCCCTGCAGTAACATTGTGGGCTGCAGAATTTCACATGGATGGAAGGAAGGTGATGAACCCATCACTCAGTGGAAAGGAACTGTTCTGGATCAAGTGCCTATAAATCCTTGCCTTTATCTGATAAAATATGATGGAATTCACTGTGTATATGGACTGGAACTTAACAGAGATGAAAGAGTTTTGTCTCTTAAAATTCTTTCTGATAGGGTGACATCAactcaagtcagtgatgcaaaCCTTGCAAATACTATAATTGGTAAATCTGTGAAACATATGTTTGAGGATAAGCATGGTTCTAAGGATGAATGGAGAGGAATGGTCTTAGCCCAAGCACCGATCATGAAAGCCTGGTTTTATATTACCTATGAGAAAGATCCTGTCTTGTACACATACCAACTTCTAGATGATTATAAAGAAGGAGATCTCCATATCATAACAGAGTCCAATGAGTCCCCTCTCGCAGAAATGGAGCCAGGAGAAGTTGTATATGGTCTGATAGGTAAACATGTGGAATATACCAAAGAAGATGGCTCCAAACAGATCGGAATAGTCATTCACCAAATTGAAGCTAAACCCTCTGTGTGTTTCATCAAGTTTGATGATGATTTCCATATCTATGTCTATGATTTGATGAAAATGTCCTAA
- the LOC139181555 gene encoding Y-box-binding protein 1-like — protein MSEVGEATLTDLAASFCSHATWKPLASLGGGDQNLALDTSHLRGDGIPKATTGVAKGKVPKKVISKRVLGTVVWFKEKKGYGFISRQDTQEDVFVHHTAITGKNPCTYRGSVDDGEMVEFDVVQGEWGTEAANVTGPAGAPLKGSRYTAHRTSICQDFKIHSHAPPPAPSVTRHPSILATTSGPRSDLQPGSAPTARQEGRPQQGRGPSYLLSRPRGRGTTTPDPRHSPGISQELETEHSKSGHEVSSNLPQRHPPRYGSCHPKNPHRCPQQVPGTQGQNSNREGKFRKSPIETPASVAVAKKNDAPEEENPSVMDAPSAARA, from the exons ATGAGTGAGGTGGGAGAGGCCACCCTCACGGACTTGGCCGCTTCCTTCTGCTCTCACGCCACGTGGAAACCCCTGGCATCCTTGGGAGGTGGAGACCAGAACCTAGCCCTAGACACAAGCCACCTCAGAGGGGATGGGATCCCCAAGGCCACCACCGGGGTCGCCAAGGGAAAGGTGCCTAAGAAGGTCATCTCTAAGAGGGTCTTAGGCACTGTCGTGTGGTTTAAGGAGAAGAAAGGGTACGGCTTCATCAGCAGGCAGGATACCCAGGAAGATGTGTTTGTTCACCATACGGCCATCACCGGGAAAAACCCCTGCACGTACCGAGGCAGTGTGGACGACGGCGAGATGGTGGAGTTCGACGTGGTGCAGGGTGAGTGGGGCACCGAGGCTGCAAACGTGACTGGGCCAGCCGGGGCGCCACTGAAGGGAAGCCGCTACACTGCCCACCGCACCAGCATCTGCCAGGACTTCAAAATCCACAGCCATGCGCCACCACC GGCCCCATCTGTGACCCGCCACCCATCGATCCTGGCTACCACCAGCGGCCCCCGGTCCGACCTGCAGCCTGGGTCCGCCCCCACCGCAAGGCAGGAGGGGCGTCCTCAGCAGGGTCGGGGCCCCAGCTACCTGCTGAGTCGCCCTAGGGGCCGAGGCACCACCACTCCTGATCCAAGACACTCACCAGGCATCTCGCAGGAGCTGGAGACAGAGCACAGCAAGAGTGGGCACGAAGTCAGCAGCAATCTGCCACAGAGGCACCCTCCACGCTATGGATCCTGCCATCCCAAAAACCCGCACCGCTGCCCACAACAAGTACCTGGCACCCAGGGACAGAATTCCAACCGAGAGGGCAAGTTCAGGAAGAGCCCCATTGAAACACCTGCTTCTGTCGCTGTGGCCAAGAAGAACGATGCCCCTGAGGAGGAGAACCCCTCGGTCATGGATGCGCCCTCTGCCGCCCGGGCCTAG